The following are from one region of the Klebsiella aerogenes genome:
- a CDS encoding helix-turn-helix transcriptional regulator gives MMIGLGLDGYEPDSGHEAALAFRIQVVEDEQFIPRHQHRKGQLILALRGALTCEVDNAMWMVPPLYAVWVPGQLPHSNRATPGAQICFLFIEPGAAPMPEHCCTLKISPLVRELILTLAERGRTSLDAPSTQRLVQVLFDELPQQPQEHLQLPVSGHPKIRQMADTMARDPARWQTLSQWAAAFAMSERNLARLVVRETGLSFRRWRHQLQLILALQMLVRGQTVQQTAQMLGYDSTTAFITMFKKGLGQTPGRYYASLATPSR, from the coding sequence TTGATGATTGGACTGGGTTTAGACGGCTATGAACCAGACAGCGGCCATGAAGCGGCGCTGGCTTTTCGTATACAGGTTGTGGAAGACGAGCAGTTTATTCCGCGCCACCAGCACCGCAAAGGCCAACTGATCCTGGCGTTGCGCGGCGCTTTAACCTGCGAAGTGGATAATGCGATGTGGATGGTGCCGCCGCTGTACGCGGTGTGGGTGCCGGGCCAGTTGCCGCATAGCAATCGCGCGACGCCAGGGGCGCAGATCTGCTTTCTGTTTATCGAGCCGGGCGCGGCGCCGATGCCGGAACATTGCTGTACGCTAAAAATCTCACCGCTGGTGCGCGAGCTGATTCTGACCCTTGCCGAGCGCGGCAGAACGTCGCTCGACGCGCCCTCGACGCAGCGGCTGGTGCAGGTATTATTTGATGAGCTGCCGCAGCAGCCGCAGGAGCATCTGCAACTGCCGGTCTCCGGGCACCCGAAGATCCGCCAGATGGCCGACACCATGGCTCGCGATCCGGCGCGCTGGCAGACGCTTTCGCAGTGGGCGGCAGCGTTCGCGATGAGCGAACGTAACCTGGCGCGACTGGTGGTGCGGGAAACCGGGCTCAGTTTTCGCCGTTGGCGCCATCAGCTACAGCTGATTCTGGCGCTGCAGATGCTGGTGCGCGGGCAGACCGTTCAGCAAACCGCCCAGATGTTGGGTTACGACTCGACGACCGCGTTTATCACTATGTTTAAGAAAGGGCTCGGGCAAACGCCTGGCCGTTATTACGCCAGCCTGGCTACGCCTTCCCGATAA
- a CDS encoding YeaH/YhbH family protein yields MTWFIDRRLNGKNKSAVNRQRFLRRYKAQIKQSISEAINKRSVTDIESGESVSIPTDDINEPMFHQGRGGLRNRVHPGNDHFVQNDRIERPQGGGGGGGGGQGQASADGEGQDEFVFQISKDEYLDLLFEDLALPNLKKNQQRQLNEFKTHRAGFTANGVPANISVVRSLQNSLARRTAMTAGKRRELRALEEDLDTIAKSEPAQLLEEDRLRKEIAELRAKIERVPFIDTFDLRYKNYEKRPEPSSQAVMFCLMDVSGSMDQSTKDMAKRFYILLYLFLSRTYKNVEVVYIRHHTQAKEVDEHEFFYSQETGGTIVSSALKLMDEVVKARYDPAQWNIYAAQASDGDNWADDSPLCHELLAKKILPVVRYYSYIEITRRAHQTLWREYEHLQATFENFAMQHIRDQEDIYPVFRELFHKQGATNSN; encoded by the coding sequence ATGACCTGGTTCATAGACCGACGCCTGAACGGGAAGAACAAAAGCGCTGTCAACCGCCAGCGCTTTCTGCGCCGTTACAAGGCGCAAATCAAACAGTCGATCTCCGAAGCCATTAATAAACGCTCGGTCACCGACATCGAAAGCGGAGAATCCGTCTCCATTCCGACGGATGACATCAACGAGCCGATGTTTCATCAGGGCCGCGGCGGGCTGCGCAATCGCGTCCACCCCGGCAACGATCATTTTGTTCAGAACGACCGTATCGAACGTCCTCAGGGCGGCGGTGGCGGCGGAGGCGGTGGTCAGGGCCAAGCCAGCGCCGACGGCGAAGGTCAGGATGAATTCGTCTTTCAGATTTCCAAAGATGAGTATCTGGATCTGCTGTTTGAAGATCTCGCCCTACCCAACCTGAAAAAAAACCAGCAGCGCCAGTTGAACGAGTTCAAAACCCATCGTGCGGGTTTTACCGCTAACGGCGTACCGGCCAATATCAGCGTGGTGCGCTCATTGCAGAACTCGCTGGCGCGGCGAACGGCGATGACCGCCGGTAAACGGCGCGAGCTGCGGGCGTTGGAAGAAGATCTCGACACCATCGCCAAAAGCGAACCGGCACAGTTGCTGGAAGAAGACCGGCTACGCAAAGAGATCGCTGAGCTGCGGGCGAAAATTGAACGCGTGCCGTTTATCGACACCTTTGATTTACGCTACAAGAACTACGAAAAACGGCCAGAACCTTCCAGCCAGGCGGTTATGTTCTGCCTGATGGACGTTTCCGGTTCGATGGATCAGTCCACCAAAGATATGGCTAAACGTTTTTACATCCTGTTGTATCTGTTCCTCAGCCGGACCTATAAAAACGTTGAAGTCGTCTACATTCGCCACCATACCCAGGCGAAAGAGGTGGATGAGCATGAGTTCTTCTACTCACAGGAGACCGGCGGTACGATCGTTTCGAGTGCGCTGAAGCTGATGGACGAAGTGGTTAAAGCCCGCTACGACCCGGCGCAGTGGAACATCTACGCTGCGCAGGCGTCGGATGGCGATAACTGGGCGGATGACTCGCCGCTGTGCCATGAACTGCTGGCGAAGAAAATTTTGCCAGTGGTGCGTTACTACAGCTACATCGAGATCACCCGTCGCGCCCACCAGACCCTGTGGCGAGAGTATGAGCATCTGCAGGCGACCTTTGAAAACTTCGCCATGCAGCATATTCGCGATCAGGAAGATATTTATCCGGTGTTCCGCGAGCTGTTCCACAAGCAAGGCGCCACGAATAGCAATTAA
- the gapA gene encoding glyceraldehyde-3-phosphate dehydrogenase, whose amino-acid sequence MTIKVGINGFGRIGRIVFRAAQKRSDIEIVAINDLLDADYMAYMLKYDSTHGRFDGTVEVKDGHLIVNGKKIRVTAERDPANLKWDEVGVDIVAEATGLFLTDETARKHITAGAKKVVLTGPSKDNTPMFVRGANFETYAGQDIVSNASCTTNCLAPLAKVINDNFGIVEGLMTTVHATTATQKTVDGPSHKDWRGGRGAAQNIIPSSTGAAKAVGKVLPELNGKLTGMAFRVPTPNVSVVDLTVRLEKAASYEEIKKAIKAASEGAMKGVLGYTEDDVVSTDFNGEVCTSVFDAKAGIALNDNFVKLVSWYDNETGYSNKVLDLIAHISK is encoded by the coding sequence ATGACTATCAAAGTAGGTATCAACGGTTTTGGCCGTATCGGTCGCATTGTTTTCCGTGCTGCTCAGAAACGTTCTGACATCGAGATCGTTGCAATCAACGACCTGTTAGACGCTGACTACATGGCTTACATGCTGAAATATGACTCCACTCACGGCCGTTTCGACGGTACCGTTGAAGTGAAAGACGGTCATCTGATCGTAAACGGTAAAAAAATCCGTGTTACCGCTGAGCGCGATCCGGCTAACCTGAAATGGGACGAAGTAGGCGTAGACATCGTTGCTGAAGCAACCGGTCTGTTCCTGACTGACGAAACCGCTCGTAAGCACATCACCGCTGGCGCGAAAAAAGTTGTTCTGACTGGCCCGTCCAAAGACAACACCCCGATGTTCGTTCGTGGCGCTAACTTCGAAACTTACGCAGGCCAGGACATCGTTTCCAACGCATCCTGCACCACCAACTGCCTGGCTCCGCTGGCTAAAGTCATCAACGACAACTTCGGTATCGTTGAAGGCCTGATGACCACCGTTCACGCCACCACCGCTACTCAGAAAACCGTTGATGGCCCGTCTCACAAAGACTGGCGCGGCGGCCGCGGCGCAGCTCAGAACATCATCCCGTCCTCTACCGGCGCTGCTAAAGCAGTAGGTAAAGTACTGCCAGAACTGAACGGCAAACTGACTGGTATGGCGTTCCGCGTTCCGACTCCGAACGTATCCGTTGTTGACCTGACCGTTCGTCTGGAAAAAGCAGCGTCCTACGAAGAAATCAAGAAAGCAATCAAAGCGGCTTCTGAAGGCGCAATGAAAGGCGTTCTGGGTTACACCGAAGACGACGTTGTTTCTACCGATTTCAACGGTGAAGTTTGCACTTCCGTGTTCGATGCTAAAGCCGGTATCGCACTGAACGACAACTTCGTGAAACTGGTTTCCTGGTACGACAACGAAACCGGTTACTCCAACAAAGTTCTGGACCTGATTGCTCACATCTCCAAATAA
- a CDS encoding DUF441 domain-containing protein: MFDTTLFILLGLAALGFINHNTTVAISILVLIIVRVTPLNVFFPWIEKQGLTIGIIILTIGVMAPIASGTLPPSTLLHSFVNWKSLLAIAVGVFVSWLGGRGVALMGSQPQLVAGLLVGTVLGVALFRGVPVGPLIAAGIISLFIGKA; the protein is encoded by the coding sequence ATGTTCGATACGACCCTATTTATCCTGCTGGGGCTGGCGGCGCTCGGTTTTATCAACCACAACACCACGGTGGCCATTTCAATACTGGTGCTGATCATCGTGCGCGTGACCCCGCTCAACGTCTTTTTCCCCTGGATTGAAAAACAGGGGCTGACCATCGGCATCATTATTTTAACCATCGGGGTCATGGCGCCCATCGCCAGCGGGACGCTGCCGCCTTCAACGCTGTTGCACTCTTTCGTCAACTGGAAGTCGCTGCTGGCCATCGCCGTTGGCGTATTTGTCTCATGGCTCGGCGGCCGCGGAGTGGCGCTGATGGGTTCGCAACCTCAACTGGTTGCCGGGTTGCTGGTCGGCACCGTGCTGGGCGTGGCGTTGTTTCGCGGTGTGCCGGTCGGCCCGCTTATCGCCGCCGGGATTATTTCGCTGTTTATCGGGAAGGCGTAG
- the dgcJ gene encoding diguanylate cyclase DgcJ has translation MKLQHSLLSYFISAGVIVLTSSFLVYELVVTHRDMSGYMRYIIEKGESTFLYDKYQNQLIISQFVRKLDTPPDEEQFRLACRRIQHQSNISGLNIAVHNYPQLHGTLSTSQADCQNWRADLPALWAFDRTVTQNALWQSQAPAMLKSDKRFRYYVDLANNYVYFYTPVKIKSDPIQDWNFLQDSKLGMTQQSLDSLRQGRSLISTIYVDTMTGKNILSFLTPVYYQDRLKGVVMVDVTAKEIEKLLYTADRPLVWQYLDITLKDSNTGAEMNIHRSQTHFSGYADDSRQVAENLRISLSLDVMYFLLSSWELFLFYLLSTAALLHLVRIHFRLYSSISKENISDALTGLYNRKILTSTLELRLQKLTGQGVNVGLMALDCDELKTINDTWGHDAGDRAIILLAQAISAAIRSSDYGIRLGGDEFFLILIDYPDDETQNIPARIRQYLALHDRDRRVNFSWGACNMLPGQSLSEAMKIADARLYVNKKQKNAPDRRR, from the coding sequence ATGAAATTGCAGCACAGCCTACTGAGTTATTTTATTTCCGCAGGCGTCATCGTATTAACCTCCTCCTTTCTGGTGTACGAATTGGTCGTGACCCATCGGGATATGTCAGGTTATATGCGATACATCATAGAAAAAGGAGAATCGACCTTTCTCTATGATAAATATCAGAATCAGCTGATCATTTCTCAGTTTGTACGTAAACTGGATACGCCGCCTGACGAGGAACAGTTCCGTTTGGCCTGTCGCCGCATCCAGCATCAAAGCAACATCAGCGGGCTTAATATTGCCGTTCATAACTATCCGCAGTTACACGGCACCCTGAGCACTTCACAGGCTGATTGCCAAAACTGGCGCGCTGATTTACCGGCACTGTGGGCTTTCGACCGCACCGTGACGCAAAATGCGCTCTGGCAGTCACAGGCCCCTGCCATGTTAAAGTCTGATAAACGCTTTCGTTATTACGTTGATCTGGCGAATAACTATGTTTATTTTTACACCCCGGTAAAAATTAAAAGCGATCCAATACAAGACTGGAACTTTCTTCAGGACAGTAAACTGGGGATGACCCAGCAAAGTCTCGATAGTTTACGCCAGGGGCGTTCGCTTATTTCGACGATTTATGTCGATACGATGACGGGTAAAAATATTCTCTCTTTTTTAACGCCGGTCTATTATCAGGACCGCCTGAAGGGCGTGGTCATGGTCGATGTCACGGCAAAAGAAATAGAAAAATTACTCTATACTGCGGATCGCCCGCTCGTCTGGCAATACCTGGATATCACCTTAAAGGACTCCAATACCGGTGCGGAAATGAACATCCACCGCAGTCAAACACATTTCTCAGGTTATGCCGATGACTCCCGGCAAGTTGCGGAAAACCTGCGAATCTCGCTGTCGCTCGACGTGATGTATTTTCTACTGAGTTCATGGGAACTGTTTCTCTTCTATTTACTTTCAACTGCGGCCTTATTGCACCTGGTACGAATACATTTTCGTCTCTACAGCAGTATCTCAAAAGAAAACATCAGCGATGCCCTGACCGGGCTGTATAACCGCAAGATCCTCACCTCTACCCTGGAATTGCGGCTGCAAAAACTCACTGGTCAAGGCGTCAACGTGGGGCTGATGGCTCTCGACTGTGACGAGCTGAAAACCATCAATGATACATGGGGACATGACGCAGGCGATCGAGCGATCATTTTACTGGCGCAGGCCATTTCCGCTGCGATTCGGAGCAGCGATTACGGCATCCGACTGGGAGGCGATGAGTTCTTTCTGATCCTTATCGATTATCCGGATGACGAAACGCAAAATATCCCTGCGCGGATCCGCCAATATCTGGCGCTTCATGACCGCGACAGGCGCGTAAATTTTTCCTGGGGCGCATGCAATATGCTGCCGGGGCAATCCCTCAGCGAGGCGATGAAAATCGCCGATGCGCGCCTGTACGTCAATAAAAAGCAGAAAAACGCGCCCGACCGCCGCCGATAA
- a CDS encoding cold-shock protein, whose amino-acid sequence MINNIHFRCPCCHGSQYRISHFDVSEKNPFGAKCIFCKSAMVTLDDIESYALYQPTMSPHAAGNEAFASAVS is encoded by the coding sequence ATGATTAATAATATTCATTTCCGATGCCCATGCTGCCATGGGTCGCAATACAGAATCTCGCATTTTGATGTGAGTGAAAAAAACCCCTTCGGCGCCAAGTGCATTTTTTGTAAATCCGCGATGGTGACGCTGGACGATATCGAGTCATACGCGCTCTACCAACCGACAATGTCTCCGCACGCCGCGGGCAACGAAGCCTTTGCTTCCGCAGTCTCATAA
- a CDS encoding D-hexose-6-phosphate mutarotase produces MINKIFALPVIEQLSPVFSRRQLDDLELIVIDHPQVKASVALQGAHLLSWKPAGEDEVLWLSNNTPFKNGVALRGGVPICWPWFGPSAQQGLPSHGFARNLPWALKCQDEDENGVMLTFELQSSDETRKYWPHDFTLYARFKLGNTCEIELEAHGEFETTSALHTYFNVGDIAAVKVSGLGERYIDKVLNAEEGVLKDGIQTFPDRTDRVYLNAEACSVIHDEALKRNIDVIHRHHGNVVAWNPGPALSVSMGDMPDDGYKTFVCVETCCVTEPQKASEEKPTRLAQTIRVLKR; encoded by the coding sequence ATGATTAATAAAATTTTTGCTCTCCCGGTCATTGAACAACTCTCCCCGGTATTCTCCCGACGCCAGTTGGACGATCTTGAACTCATCGTCATCGACCACCCCCAGGTAAAAGCGTCCGTCGCCCTGCAGGGCGCTCACCTGCTCTCCTGGAAACCGGCTGGTGAAGATGAAGTCCTGTGGTTGAGCAACAATACCCCATTCAAAAACGGCGTTGCCCTGCGCGGCGGCGTGCCTATTTGCTGGCCGTGGTTCGGCCCGTCAGCGCAGCAAGGTTTGCCATCGCATGGCTTCGCGCGCAATCTGCCGTGGGCGTTAAAATGCCAGGACGAAGATGAAAATGGCGTGATGCTGACCTTCGAACTACAGAGCAGCGATGAAACTCGCAAATACTGGCCGCACGACTTCACGCTTTACGCGCGCTTCAAGCTGGGTAACACCTGCGAGATCGAACTGGAAGCCCACGGTGAGTTTGAAACCACTTCCGCCCTGCACACCTACTTCAACGTCGGCGACATCGCCGCGGTGAAAGTCAGCGGCCTGGGCGAGCGCTATATTGATAAAGTGCTGAATGCCGAAGAAGGCGTGTTGAAAGATGGCATCCAGACTTTCCCGGATCGCACTGACCGCGTCTATCTGAATGCTGAAGCCTGCAGCGTGATTCATGATGAAGCGCTGAAACGCAACATCGACGTGATCCATCGCCACCACGGCAACGTCGTTGCCTGGAACCCGGGCCCTGCGCTCTCCGTCAGCATGGGCGATATGCCGGATGATGGCTACAAGACATTCGTTTGCGTGGAAACCTGCTGCGTGACCGAGCCGCAGAAAGCGAGCGAAGAGAAACCAACACGTCTGGCCCAGACCATTCGCGTCCTGAAGCGTTAA
- a CDS encoding YbaK/prolyl-tRNA synthetase associated domain-containing protein: MHAPEKPNIHQQLCRLLDEQQAHYRVMEHEAVGKCEAVSEIRGTALGQGAKALVCKVKGNGVNQHVLAILAADQQADLSRLAQHIGGNKASLASPAEVDALTACVFGAIPPFSFHPQLKLVADPLLFERFPEIAFNAGLLEKSIIMDTSDYLRIARPELAVFRRENAA, encoded by the coding sequence ATGCACGCGCCAGAAAAACCCAATATTCACCAGCAATTATGTCGTCTGCTTGATGAACAACAAGCCCATTACCGGGTGATGGAACATGAAGCGGTAGGTAAATGCGAAGCGGTATCAGAAATCCGCGGCACCGCGCTGGGCCAGGGGGCAAAAGCGCTGGTGTGCAAAGTCAAAGGTAACGGCGTCAATCAGCATGTGCTGGCTATCCTTGCCGCCGACCAGCAGGCGGATTTGTCCCGCCTGGCGCAGCATATCGGCGGCAACAAAGCCTCGCTGGCAAGTCCGGCAGAAGTCGATGCCCTCACCGCGTGCGTATTTGGCGCCATTCCGCCGTTTAGCTTCCATCCTCAGCTTAAGCTGGTCGCCGACCCGTTGCTGTTCGAACGTTTTCCGGAGATCGCCTTTAACGCCGGGCTTCTGGAAAAATCGATCATTATGGATACGAGCGATTACCTGCGCATCGCGCGCCCGGAACTGGCGGTATTTCGCCGTGAGAACGCAGCCTAA
- the yeaG gene encoding protein kinase YeaG — MNIFDHYRQRYEAAKDEEFTLQEFLTICRQDRSAYANAAERLLTAIGEPVMVDTALEPRLSRLFSNRVVARYPAFEEFYGMEDAIEQIVSYLKHAAQGLEEKKQILYLLGPVGGGKSSLAERLKSLMQRVPIYVLSANGERSPVNDHPLCLFNPQEDAQILNKEYGIPNRYLGTIMSPWAAKRLHEFGGDITKFRVVKVWPSILEQIAIAKTEPGDENNQDISALVGKVDIRKLEHYAQNDPDAYGYSGALCRANQGIMEFVEMFKAPIKVLHPLLTATQEGNYNGTEGISALPFNGIILAHSNESEWVTFRNNKNNEAFLDRVYIVKVPYCLRISEEIRIYEKLLNNSELTHAPCAPGTLETLSRFSILSRLKEPENSSIYSKMRVYDGESLKDTDPKAKSYQEYRDYAGVDEGMNGLSTRFAFKILSRVFNFDHAEVAANPVHLFYVLEQQIEREQFPQEQAERYLEFLKGYLIPKYAEFIGKEIQTAYLESYSEYGQNIFDRYVTYADFWIQDQEYRDPDTGQLFDRESLNAELEKIEKPAGISNPKDFRNEIVNFVLRARANNSGRNPNWTSYEKLRTVIEKKMFSNTEELLPVISFNAKTSTDEQKKHDDFVDRMMEKGYTRKQVRLLCEWYLRVRKSS, encoded by the coding sequence ATGAATATATTCGATCACTATCGCCAGCGCTATGAAGCTGCCAAGGACGAAGAGTTCACACTGCAGGAGTTTCTTACCATCTGCCGGCAAGATCGCAGTGCTTATGCCAACGCGGCAGAACGGCTATTGACGGCCATTGGTGAACCAGTCATGGTCGATACGGCTCTTGAGCCGCGCCTGTCCCGTCTCTTTTCAAACCGGGTTGTCGCACGTTATCCGGCGTTTGAAGAGTTTTACGGTATGGAAGATGCCATTGAGCAGATTGTTTCCTATCTGAAACATGCCGCGCAGGGTCTGGAAGAGAAGAAACAGATTCTGTATCTGCTGGGGCCGGTCGGCGGCGGTAAATCATCGCTGGCGGAACGCCTGAAATCCCTGATGCAGCGGGTGCCTATTTATGTGCTGAGCGCCAACGGCGAACGCAGCCCGGTCAACGATCATCCGCTGTGCCTGTTTAACCCGCAAGAGGACGCGCAGATCCTCAATAAAGAATACGGTATTCCTAACCGTTATCTCGGCACCATCATGTCGCCATGGGCGGCAAAACGCCTGCACGAGTTCGGCGGCGATATCACCAAATTCCGCGTCGTGAAGGTATGGCCATCGATTCTTGAGCAGATCGCTATCGCCAAAACCGAGCCTGGCGATGAAAACAACCAGGACATCTCGGCACTGGTCGGTAAAGTGGATATCCGCAAGCTGGAGCACTACGCGCAAAACGACCCGGATGCCTACGGCTACTCCGGCGCGCTGTGCCGTGCCAACCAGGGGATCATGGAGTTCGTCGAGATGTTTAAAGCGCCGATTAAGGTGCTGCATCCGCTGCTGACGGCCACCCAGGAAGGCAACTATAACGGGACCGAGGGGATCTCCGCCCTGCCGTTTAACGGCATTATCCTCGCGCACTCCAACGAATCCGAATGGGTGACTTTCCGTAATAACAAAAACAACGAGGCTTTCCTTGACCGTGTTTATATCGTTAAGGTGCCTTATTGCCTGCGCATCTCGGAAGAGATCCGTATTTATGAAAAACTGTTGAATAACAGTGAGCTGACCCATGCGCCATGCGCGCCGGGCACGCTTGAGACACTGTCGCGATTCTCGATCCTGTCGCGCCTGAAAGAGCCGGAAAATTCGAGCATCTACTCGAAGATGCGCGTCTACGACGGCGAAAGCCTGAAAGATACCGACCCGAAAGCGAAGTCCTACCAGGAATATCGCGATTATGCCGGCGTCGACGAAGGGATGAACGGTCTCTCTACCCGCTTCGCCTTTAAAATCCTGTCGCGAGTGTTTAACTTCGATCATGCGGAAGTGGCCGCCAACCCGGTCCACCTGTTCTACGTCCTTGAACAGCAGATTGAGCGCGAACAGTTCCCGCAAGAACAGGCTGAACGCTATCTGGAATTCCTCAAAGGTTATCTGATCCCGAAATACGCTGAGTTTATCGGCAAAGAGATCCAGACCGCCTACCTTGAGTCCTATTCCGAATATGGGCAGAACATTTTTGACCGTTATGTCACGTATGCAGATTTCTGGATTCAGGATCAGGAGTACCGCGATCCGGATACCGGTCAACTGTTCGACCGTGAATCGTTGAACGCAGAGCTGGAGAAAATCGAGAAGCCCGCCGGGATCAGCAACCCGAAAGACTTCCGTAACGAAATCGTCAACTTCGTGCTGCGCGCCAGAGCGAATAACAGCGGACGCAATCCGAACTGGACCAGTTATGAAAAACTGCGCACGGTTATTGAGAAGAAAATGTTCTCCAATACCGAGGAGCTGTTGCCGGTCATTTCGTTCAATGCCAAAACGTCCACCGATGAGCAGAAAAAACACGATGACTTTGTCGATCGCATGATGGAAAAAGGCTATACCCGTAAACAGGTTCGCCTGCTGTGCGAATGGTACCTGCGGGTACGCAAATCGTCCTGA
- a CDS encoding MipA/OmpV family protein: MTKIKLLALGVFIATSATAVHADGKLTLGAGVGVVEHPYKQYDADVYPVPAISYESDNFWFHGLGGGYYLWNDTNDKLSVTAYWSPMYFKPGDSNNSQMRKLDRRKSTMMAGLSYIHNTPYGFLRTTLAGDTLDNSNGITWDLAWLYRYTNGNLTLTPGIGVEWNSDNQNEYYYGVSKHESNRSGMRSYDPDSSWNPYLELAANYRFFGDWSVYGLARYTRLSDEITDSPMVDKSWSGLISTGVTYTF, from the coding sequence GTGACTAAAATCAAACTTCTGGCACTAGGTGTGTTCATCGCGACGTCAGCTACCGCAGTACACGCTGATGGGAAGTTAACGCTGGGGGCTGGCGTGGGCGTCGTCGAGCATCCTTATAAACAATATGATGCAGATGTTTACCCGGTACCTGCCATTAGTTATGAGAGTGATAACTTTTGGTTCCATGGCTTAGGTGGCGGTTACTACCTGTGGAATGACACCAACGATAAGCTGTCCGTGACCGCCTACTGGTCGCCGATGTATTTCAAACCGGGCGATAGCAATAACTCGCAAATGCGTAAGCTTGATCGCCGTAAATCAACCATGATGGCGGGTCTTTCCTACATCCATAACACCCCGTATGGTTTCCTGCGTACTACGCTTGCGGGCGATACGCTGGATAACAGTAACGGGATCACCTGGGACCTGGCCTGGCTGTACCGCTATACCAATGGCAACCTGACTCTGACTCCGGGTATCGGCGTGGAGTGGAACAGCGACAATCAGAACGAATACTACTACGGTGTGTCGAAGCATGAATCGAATCGCAGCGGCATGCGCAGTTACGATCCGGACAGCAGCTGGAACCCGTATCTTGAGCTGGCGGCGAACTATCGTTTCTTCGGCGACTGGAGCGTGTACGGTCTCGCGCGTTACACCCGTTTGTCTGACGAAATCACCGATAGCCCGATGGTGGACAAATCCTGGAGCGGCCTGATTTCTACCGGGGTCACGTACACCTTCTGA